In Gemmatimonadota bacterium, the following are encoded in one genomic region:
- a CDS encoding cupin domain-containing protein codes for MVIEDRRYMIRSLNSNQSYWEQDVFPDWTALNCYRHYPDGGTGTGVEPHYHDNDEIWLFTAGRGEVRLDGVRHEITPNTLVYTPMGCVHQFQMFTHYENNAIVTRLERAGRPLHLTVEEYGPAEPTVPGFVVPGSMNTGPIRDPGPRCPVSEWRLQRYEEVNAQGDPQHDAVLNRNEHWMVLSGVVQLSLDGREVSLEPGDIALLRAGVARRLSTEDRSTRAVVAREPR; via the coding sequence ATGGTCATCGAAGACCGCCGGTACATGATACGTTCGCTCAATTCGAACCAGTCCTACTGGGAACAGGACGTGTTCCCGGATTGGACCGCCCTGAATTGTTACCGGCACTATCCGGACGGCGGGACCGGGACCGGTGTCGAACCCCATTACCACGACAACGACGAGATCTGGCTGTTCACCGCGGGCCGCGGGGAAGTTCGCCTTGACGGCGTAAGACACGAGATCACGCCGAACACGCTGGTCTATACGCCCATGGGCTGCGTCCACCAGTTCCAGATGTTCACGCACTACGAGAACAACGCCATCGTGACGCGCCTGGAGCGGGCGGGCAGGCCGCTGCACCTCACCGTGGAGGAGTATGGTCCCGCCGAGCCCACCGTTCCCGGTTTCGTCGTTCCGGGCAGCATGAACACCGGCCCCATACGGGATCCCGGTCCGCGATGCCCTGTCTCCGAATGGCGGTTGCAGCGATATGAAGAGGTGAACGCCCAGGGAGACCCCCAGCATGACGCCGTGCTGAACCGGAACGAACACTGGATGGTACTGAGCGGGGTCGTGCAACTTTCGCTGGACGGACGGGAAGTTTCGCTCGAACCGGGCGATATCGCGCTGCTCCGGGCAGGTGTCGCCCGACGGTTGTCCACGGAAGACCGGAGCACGCGGGCGGTGGTCGCGCGGGAGCCCCGGTAG
- a CDS encoding N-acetylmuramoyl-L-alanine amidase, with product MFAAGCSNVIYIESANQNSRVDYVVIHATSANFAESVRLLTTRTGRPVSAHYLIPDENDPTYGHRRMRLYQFVKESQRAWHAGVSYWAGDTGLNARSIGIEIVNEFSCESDTSAVEDSGPDALVCDFPPFSEAQIEMLIELLRGIQQRHPRIGPLDFVAHSDIAVPHRRRSDPGPLFPWRRLYDEGIGAWYDEETRLRYMAQFEDQLPTIERLQTALLRLGYLVEPTGELDHQTRFAIRAFQIHFRPSDYGGVLDVETAAILWSLIDKYRGGYLP from the coding sequence ATGTTTGCGGCTGGCTGTTCAAACGTCATCTATATCGAGTCGGCGAACCAGAACAGCCGGGTCGATTACGTGGTGATTCACGCCACCTCGGCAAATTTCGCGGAATCGGTAAGATTGCTCACCACCCGGACCGGGCGTCCGGTCAGTGCACATTACCTGATTCCCGACGAAAACGACCCTACCTACGGTCACCGCCGGATGCGCCTGTATCAATTCGTGAAGGAAAGCCAAAGGGCATGGCACGCCGGCGTCAGCTACTGGGCCGGGGATACGGGGCTTAACGCCCGATCCATCGGGATCGAGATCGTAAACGAGTTTAGTTGCGAATCGGATACGTCAGCTGTCGAGGATAGCGGTCCGGACGCGCTCGTCTGTGATTTTCCGCCTTTCAGCGAAGCGCAGATCGAGATGTTGATCGAATTGCTTCGAGGCATTCAGCAACGGCATCCCCGCATTGGACCGCTCGATTTCGTCGCGCACTCCGATATTGCGGTCCCACACAGGCGCCGGTCGGACCCAGGCCCCCTCTTTCCCTGGCGGCGGCTGTACGACGAAGGCATAGGCGCCTGGTATGACGAGGAAACCAGGTTGCGTTACATGGCGCAATTCGAGGACCAGCTACCTACGATCGAAAGACTGCAGACCGCGCTGCTAAGGCTCGGATACCTGGTCGAACCAACCGGAGAACTGGACCACCAGACGCGCTTCGCCATACGCGCATTTCAAATCCACTTTCGCCCCTCGGACTATGGCGGCGTGCTCGACGTTGAGACCGCGGCCATTCTCTGGAGCCTGATCGATAAATACCGCGGCGGGTACCTGCCTTGA
- a CDS encoding citrate synthase (catalyzes the formation of citrate from acetyl-CoA and oxaloacetate): protein MVKLGLEGVVAAQTAVCFIDGLQGRMLYRGHDIHDLAAHSSFEETACLLWHGDLPGSGQLAELNEQLLAGRTLPASVLDLLRALPRRTAPMDVLRSAVSFLSAYDPDAANHTREANLRKAVRLTAQFASVTAAWHRISNGGDPIAPNPSLDHAANFLYMLNGTIPDPEHAKAFDVALILHADHELNASTFAARVTAATLSDMHSAVTSAVGTLKGPLHGGANKDVMDMLNEIGEISLAADYVREKLAAREKIPGFGHRVYKTEDPRATHLRRLSEELGGKAGDLKWYEMSRVIEQTMMDLKGIACNVDFYSGSVYASMGIPAGLFTPVFACSRITGWTAHLLEQYADNRIIRPLGEYTGPTEARYIPMDARPV, encoded by the coding sequence ATGGTCAAGCTAGGCCTTGAAGGCGTCGTAGCCGCGCAGACGGCCGTCTGTTTCATCGATGGCCTGCAGGGCAGAATGCTCTACCGGGGCCACGACATTCACGACCTGGCTGCCCATTCCAGTTTCGAGGAAACCGCCTGCCTTCTGTGGCACGGCGACCTGCCCGGGTCGGGACAGCTGGCGGAACTCAACGAGCAGCTCCTCGCCGGCAGAACGTTGCCTGCATCAGTTTTGGACCTGCTGCGGGCACTCCCGCGTCGCACGGCGCCTATGGACGTGCTCCGTTCGGCCGTGTCGTTCCTGTCCGCCTACGACCCGGATGCGGCGAACCACACCCGCGAAGCGAACCTGCGCAAAGCCGTCCGGCTGACCGCCCAGTTCGCGTCCGTTACCGCCGCCTGGCACCGGATCTCGAACGGCGGCGATCCCATCGCGCCGAATCCGTCCCTGGACCACGCCGCGAATTTCCTGTACATGCTGAACGGTACGATACCGGACCCCGAGCACGCGAAGGCCTTCGACGTCGCCCTGATCCTGCATGCCGATCACGAACTGAACGCGTCGACCTTCGCCGCCCGGGTCACCGCGGCCACGCTCTCGGACATGCACTCGGCGGTCACGTCGGCCGTGGGCACGCTCAAGGGACCGCTGCACGGCGGCGCCAACAAGGACGTGATGGACATGCTCAACGAGATCGGGGAGATCTCCCTGGCCGCGGACTACGTCAGGGAGAAACTGGCCGCCAGGGAGAAAATACCCGGATTCGGTCACCGTGTCTACAAGACAGAGGATCCCCGGGCGACGCACCTGCGCCGCCTCTCGGAGGAACTGGGCGGGAAGGCAGGCGACCTGAAGTGGTATGAAATGTCCCGCGTGATCGAGCAAACCATGATGGACCTGAAGGGTATCGCCTGCAACGTGGATTTCTACTCCGGATCGGTCTACGCCAGCATGGGGATTCCGGCGGGGTTGTTCACACCCGTTTTCGCCTGCAGCCGGATCACCGGATGGACCGCGCACCTCCTCGAACAGTACGCCGACAACCGGATCATCCGCCCATTGGGCGAGTATACCGGGCCGACCGAAGCGCGGTACATACCCATGGACGCCCGCCCCGTCTGA
- the apaG gene encoding Co2+/Mg2+ efflux protein ApaG: MPTPLNSDTVTHGIRVQVYPGYLPDHSDPGQSQYVFAYRIVITNGSERWVKLINRHWVIINADGKRSEVRGPGVVGLQPELEPGENHEYQSLCPLDTEWGTMEGEYEMQDADGRNFEVEIGRFYLAISSDEKVESWQKN, encoded by the coding sequence ATGCCGACACCGCTGAATTCCGACACGGTCACCCATGGCATACGGGTCCAGGTATACCCGGGCTATCTGCCCGATCATTCCGATCCCGGCCAGAGCCAGTACGTGTTCGCCTATCGTATCGTCATCACCAATGGCAGCGAGCGGTGGGTGAAGCTGATCAACCGTCACTGGGTCATCATCAACGCCGACGGCAAGCGCAGCGAAGTCAGGGGACCGGGCGTCGTGGGATTGCAGCCCGAACTCGAGCCCGGAGAAAACCACGAATACCAGAGTCTTTGCCCCCTGGACACGGAGTGGGGTACCATGGAAGGCGAATATGAAATGCAGGACGCTGACGGCCGTAACTTCGAAGTGGAGATCGGCCGGTTCTATCTCGCGATATCCTCGGACGAAAAGGTGGAGTCATGGCAAAAAAACTGA
- a CDS encoding proline--tRNA ligase — MAKKLTAQADDFSAWYNEVIAKAELADNAPTRGCMVIRPYGFALWENMVAVLDRMFKDTGHVNAYFPLLIPDSFFQKEAEHVEGFSPECAVVTHGGGKKLEESLMVRPTSETIIADMYARWIQSYRDLPLLINQWANVFRWELRPRAFLRTTEFLWQEGHTAHATAVEAEEETLRILDIYRTFAEDYMAIPVLYGPKTDAEKFPGALQTYAIEGMMKDGKALQMGTSHDLGQNFSRAFNIDFQTRDGSREHVYQTSWGMSTRTVGAIIMAHGDDRGLVLPPRLAPHQVVVIPIAKSDEEQSVVRAAVDKLVASLEGVRVKVDDREQFGLGWKFTEWETKGVPLRVELGPRDIASGQAVVVRRDTGEKEFISLESLGKRVGELLETVQRDMFQRALDFREARSREIRDREAFVSAANGDGGFIHAHWCGDPACEAAIKDETRNTIRCVPMDREADPGTCAYCGGSSERKVVYAQAY, encoded by the coding sequence ATGGCAAAAAAACTGACCGCGCAGGCGGACGATTTCTCGGCCTGGTACAATGAAGTGATCGCGAAAGCGGAACTGGCCGACAACGCCCCGACCCGCGGCTGCATGGTCATCCGGCCATACGGCTTCGCGCTCTGGGAGAACATGGTGGCGGTGCTGGACCGGATGTTTAAGGATACCGGTCACGTAAACGCCTATTTCCCCCTGTTGATTCCCGACAGCTTCTTCCAGAAAGAAGCGGAACACGTGGAGGGGTTCTCGCCCGAATGCGCCGTGGTTACGCACGGCGGGGGCAAGAAGCTCGAAGAAAGCCTCATGGTCCGCCCGACCTCCGAGACCATCATTGCGGACATGTACGCCAGGTGGATCCAGTCCTATCGCGACCTGCCGCTGCTGATCAACCAGTGGGCTAATGTCTTCCGGTGGGAACTGCGACCGAGGGCGTTTCTGCGGACGACGGAATTCCTCTGGCAGGAAGGCCACACGGCCCACGCCACGGCGGTGGAGGCCGAGGAGGAAACCCTGCGCATCCTGGACATCTACCGCACCTTTGCGGAAGACTACATGGCGATTCCGGTGCTGTACGGTCCGAAAACCGACGCCGAGAAGTTCCCCGGCGCGTTGCAGACCTACGCCATCGAGGGCATGATGAAGGACGGCAAGGCCCTGCAGATGGGCACTTCGCACGACCTGGGACAGAACTTCTCCCGGGCCTTCAACATCGATTTCCAGACGCGGGACGGGTCGCGCGAACACGTCTACCAGACAAGCTGGGGCATGAGCACCCGGACCGTCGGCGCCATCATCATGGCCCATGGCGACGACAGGGGGCTGGTACTGCCTCCCCGCCTGGCGCCTCACCAGGTCGTCGTCATTCCCATCGCGAAGTCCGACGAGGAACAGTCCGTCGTGCGGGCAGCCGTCGACAAGCTGGTTGCGTCACTGGAAGGCGTGCGGGTGAAGGTGGACGACCGCGAGCAGTTCGGCCTGGGCTGGAAGTTCACCGAGTGGGAAACGAAGGGCGTGCCGCTGCGTGTGGAACTCGGCCCGCGGGACATCGCCTCCGGCCAGGCAGTGGTCGTGCGCCGGGATACGGGGGAGAAGGAGTTCATTTCCCTCGAGTCCCTGGGCAAGCGGGTCGGAGAATTGCTGGAGACCGTGCAGCGGGATATGTTCCAGCGCGCCCTGGATTTCCGCGAAGCCCGTTCCCGGGAGATCCGGGACCGGGAGGCCTTCGTCTCGGCCGCGAACGGCGACGGCGGGTTCATCCACGCGCACTGGTGCGGCGATCCGGCGTGCGAGGCCGCGATCAAAGACGAAACCCGGAACACGATCCGGTGCGTCCCCATGGACCGGGAGGCCGATCCGGGCACCTGCGCGTATTGCGGGGGTTCCTCGGAACGCAAGGTCGTCTACGCCCAGGCCTACTGA
- a CDS encoding NAD(P)/FAD-dependent oxidoreductase has protein sequence MRTRTARSEGSLSATSSSATSSSATSSSVAASAPGRSCRDALGRIGLPEPVSSLAGRDWDAVVVGAGHNGLACAAYLARAGKRVLVLEARERVGGACTLEETWPGYRVSPCAYLAGLLHPLVIEELDFARYGYRWTPAVAGMFVPFEDGSSVQLWEDDDRCLEEIRRLSPRDVKGFEAMYAPMRRIREALRPPGKEDVWIGRAPTREQIEERLKGDREAIGLLFEWSMVEYVERYLEDERLRMALIGQGVIGTNASPYEPGTASVHVFHSTGTMAGMPGMWGYVQGGMGMVSFILCDIARDSGAAVAAGVPVARILPGEGVELEGGERVRAPAVVSNADPRVTLRLLGDAADGAWKDRVESVPQTGATAKINLALAELPDFTSRPGTNEDHHRGQVNIPLTARQWHEFHAMAGDGRLPPRLWEELYFHTAHDPSVAPAGRHTMSIFAQFVPYTFADGDWDSRREEVGRLALESLGCFCSNMPDAVLHMDVMGPPDIEKKVGLTGGHIFQGEILPAFMWEKRLEPRTPMPGVYLCGACTHPGGSVIAVNGRNAAMEVLGMYGDQ, from the coding sequence ATGCGTACACGTACCGCCAGATCGGAGGGATCTTTGTCCGCGACATCTTCGTCCGCGACATCTTCGTCCGCGACGTCATCATCCGTGGCAGCTTCAGCGCCGGGCAGGTCCTGCCGCGACGCACTGGGCCGCATCGGCCTGCCCGAACCCGTGTCCTCGCTCGCGGGACGCGACTGGGACGCGGTAGTCGTCGGCGCCGGCCACAACGGCCTGGCCTGCGCGGCCTACCTCGCCCGCGCCGGGAAGCGGGTGCTGGTCCTGGAAGCCCGGGAACGCGTCGGCGGCGCCTGCACGCTCGAAGAGACCTGGCCGGGATACCGCGTGTCGCCCTGCGCCTACCTCGCCGGCCTGCTCCATCCCCTGGTGATCGAGGAATTGGATTTCGCACGCTACGGTTACCGATGGACGCCGGCCGTAGCGGGCATGTTCGTACCCTTCGAGGACGGGTCGAGCGTACAGTTGTGGGAGGACGACGACCGCTGCCTGGAGGAGATCCGACGCCTGTCGCCCCGGGACGTGAAGGGCTTCGAGGCCATGTACGCGCCCATGCGGCGCATCCGGGAGGCCCTTCGTCCGCCGGGCAAGGAGGACGTCTGGATCGGGCGTGCGCCGACCCGGGAACAGATCGAAGAACGCCTCAAAGGCGACCGGGAAGCCATCGGACTGCTCTTCGAATGGTCCATGGTCGAATATGTCGAACGGTACCTCGAAGACGAGCGGCTGCGCATGGCCCTGATCGGCCAGGGCGTGATCGGGACGAACGCCAGCCCCTACGAGCCCGGGACCGCCTCCGTGCACGTTTTCCACTCCACGGGGACCATGGCCGGCATGCCCGGCATGTGGGGGTACGTGCAGGGCGGCATGGGCATGGTGTCCTTCATACTGTGCGACATCGCGCGCGACTCGGGCGCCGCGGTGGCCGCGGGCGTGCCCGTCGCCCGCATCCTGCCCGGAGAGGGCGTGGAGCTAGAGGGTGGCGAGCGCGTCCGGGCACCTGCTGTCGTATCGAATGCCGATCCCCGGGTCACGCTAAGGCTCCTTGGCGACGCGGCCGACGGGGCGTGGAAGGACCGCGTGGAGTCGGTTCCCCAGACCGGCGCGACCGCCAAGATCAACTTGGCCCTCGCCGAATTGCCGGATTTCACCAGCCGACCGGGAACGAACGAGGACCACCACCGGGGCCAGGTCAACATCCCGCTTACCGCACGGCAGTGGCACGAATTCCACGCCATGGCCGGAGACGGCCGGTTGCCGCCGCGGCTCTGGGAGGAACTCTACTTCCACACCGCCCACGATCCGAGCGTGGCACCGGCGGGCCGTCACACCATGAGCATCTTCGCCCAGTTCGTCCCTTACACGTTCGCCGATGGCGACTGGGATTCCCGGAGGGAGGAGGTGGGGAGGCTGGCCCTCGAATCACTCGGCTGCTTCTGCAGCAACATGCCCGATGCCGTCCTGCATATGGACGTCATGGGTCCGCCGGATATCGAAAAGAAGGTGGGGTTGACCGGCGGCCATATCTTCCAGGGTGAGATCCTGCCGGCCTTCATGTGGGAGAAACGGCTCGAACCTCGGACGCCCATGCCCGGGGTCTACCTGTGCGGGGCCTGCACCCATCCGGGCGGCAGCGTGATCGCCGTCAACGGGCGCAACGCGGCGATGGAAGTGCTGGGGATGTACGGGGATCAGTAG